A genomic stretch from Kribbella jejuensis includes:
- a CDS encoding MarR family winged helix-turn-helix transcriptional regulator → MSSRIEQQLQRDAGIPHTYYEILVRLSEAPGNRLRMSELAVATQGSRSRLSHAVNRLEQNGWVKREGIESDRRGQVAILTESGRQKLIDTAPGHVEEVRKSIFDALTPEQVEQLYDVCATLARHSGDTVDRAAWERN, encoded by the coding sequence GTGAGCAGCCGGATCGAGCAGCAGTTGCAACGCGACGCGGGCATCCCGCACACGTACTACGAGATTCTCGTCCGGCTGTCCGAGGCGCCGGGCAACCGGCTGCGGATGAGTGAACTCGCCGTCGCGACCCAAGGCTCCCGCAGCCGGCTCTCGCACGCGGTGAACCGGCTCGAGCAGAACGGCTGGGTGAAACGCGAAGGCATCGAGTCCGACCGCCGCGGCCAGGTTGCGATCCTGACCGAGTCCGGCCGGCAGAAGCTGATCGACACCGCGCCCGGCCACGTCGAGGAGGTGCGCAAGTCGATCTTCGACGCACTCACCCCCGAACAGGTCGAGCAGCTGTACGACGTCTGCGCGACGCTGGCGCGGCACTCCGGGGACACCGTCGACCGGGCCGCGTGGGAGCGGAACTGA
- a CDS encoding DMT family transporter, translating to MKALSLAAGAGFVVFWSCGFIGARWGTEYATAFDLLAWRFLAAGAIAVVVLAVRRPRISRRDLVTQVLMAFLTQFVYLGLIFTGIDHGITAGVTALIGSLQPILIATVAGPLLGERVSRGQWLGLFLGLVGVGLVVADDLNTAAPLLFLLPFGGLLGLVAGTVLERRRRPSTSSLDALAVQSITSAVLFMALAASTHRLTVPNQPAFYGAVIWLVLLATGGGWGLYLVNLRLSGATRISSLLYLVPPTTMVFAFLLFHETIGMLAVVGMLICAVAVLRIRIGEQVRCGDGGTPVAEPDRGPGLARIHRGSARSEQPDRAAVATRRGHPAHVLRDSRPAVRGAGQPAADE from the coding sequence ATGAAGGCACTCAGCTTGGCCGCCGGCGCCGGCTTCGTCGTGTTCTGGAGTTGCGGATTCATCGGCGCGCGGTGGGGCACGGAGTACGCGACGGCCTTCGACCTGCTCGCCTGGCGGTTCCTCGCCGCGGGCGCGATCGCGGTCGTGGTGCTGGCGGTACGGCGGCCACGGATCTCCCGGCGCGACCTGGTGACCCAGGTACTGATGGCGTTCCTGACCCAGTTCGTCTATCTCGGCCTGATCTTCACGGGGATCGACCACGGCATCACCGCCGGCGTCACCGCGCTGATCGGTTCGCTTCAGCCGATCCTGATCGCGACCGTCGCGGGTCCACTGCTGGGCGAGCGGGTCAGCCGTGGCCAGTGGCTCGGCCTGTTCCTCGGACTTGTCGGCGTCGGCCTCGTCGTGGCCGACGACCTCAACACGGCCGCACCGCTGCTGTTCCTGCTTCCTTTCGGCGGCCTGCTCGGCCTAGTGGCCGGGACTGTCCTTGAACGCCGCAGAAGGCCAAGCACAAGCTCTCTCGACGCATTGGCCGTACAGAGCATCACGTCGGCTGTCCTCTTCATGGCACTGGCCGCGTCGACCCACAGGCTGACCGTGCCCAACCAGCCGGCCTTCTACGGCGCAGTCATCTGGCTGGTACTACTGGCGACCGGTGGCGGCTGGGGCCTGTACCTCGTCAACCTCAGACTCTCCGGCGCGACGCGCATCAGTTCACTGCTGTACCTCGTTCCGCCGACCACCATGGTCTTCGCGTTCCTGCTGTTCCACGAGACCATCGGAATGCTCGCCGTCGTCGGCATGCTGATTTGTGCGGTCGCCGTGCTGCGAATCCGGATCGGTGAACAAGTACGCTGCGGGGATGGCGGAACCCCGGTGGCTGAACCAGACAGAGGCCCAGGCCTGGCGCGCATACATCGCGGCTCAGCGCGTAGTGAGCAGCCGGATCGAGCAGCAGTTGCAACGCGACGCGGGCATCCCGCACACGTACTACGAGATTCTCGTCCGGCTGTCCGAGGCGCCGGGCAACCGGCTGCGGATGAGTGA
- a CDS encoding TetR/AcrR family transcriptional regulator encodes MPAQQMRLLVDRPVPEAPRLTPAGERILAAASSLFYEQGIRTVGVDAIAAAADVTKKTLYDRFGSKDQLIAAYLEDRDRAWHRFLDEQLAERAPATPEAVILALFEALTDWLAGSRNGCGFINASVELAAPDHPAMPVIVGQKQWTRSEFKAQAQAAGFTNPSELADRLLLLHEGALI; translated from the coding sequence ATGCCGGCCCAACAGATGAGACTGCTCGTGGACCGCCCGGTGCCGGAGGCGCCGCGGCTGACCCCGGCGGGCGAACGGATCCTGGCCGCCGCGTCGAGCCTGTTCTACGAGCAGGGCATCCGCACCGTCGGCGTCGACGCGATCGCCGCGGCGGCGGACGTCACCAAGAAGACGTTGTACGACCGCTTTGGCTCGAAGGATCAGCTGATCGCCGCGTACCTCGAGGACCGCGACCGCGCCTGGCACCGCTTCCTCGACGAACAACTGGCCGAACGCGCTCCCGCGACCCCCGAGGCGGTGATCCTGGCTCTCTTCGAAGCACTCACGGACTGGCTGGCCGGCTCCCGCAACGGCTGCGGTTTCATCAACGCCAGCGTCGAACTGGCCGCACCCGACCACCCCGCAATGCCAGTGATCGTCGGCCAAAAACAGTGGACCCGCTCCGAATTCAAAGCCCAGGCCCAAGCCGCCGGCTTCACCAACCCCTCCGAACTGGCCGACCGCCTCCTCCTACTCCACGAAGGCGCCCTGATC